From Ptychodera flava strain L36383 chromosome 9, AS_Pfla_20210202, whole genome shotgun sequence:
ttactcaaactatcctcaatgaaactttcaaccattttcttaccaaatcataCAATAACAATCAAGGGGTCAccttacaaattttggtactagagaaaaaaattccataaaattttataacgatatttgaaattcaaaatggaccaacatccctgtgttaactgtatggaggGTAtgggaaaatataaaattttcaatttttggaaaactaagacggtgaaaatcatttgtactccaagagctttaaaatgaaccctcacaagtggtacaccagaaaggaattgtaaaaatttgagagtaatAATATTCATCTCCTTAAGGAGGGAAGATGATGTACCAAGTGAACAGAAAGCATGATTGTGATTGACGGCCTAAGGACTGGGTCCAAGTTGTGTGGCTATGACAACAGCCCCATGACCCTTTGGTGACCTTACATCCTCATAGTTTTGATGGAATGTACGGTACATGTAGTATTCAGACTTGAATATTTTGATGCATGATAATGTCTGATGTTTGCTTGGCAAAAGAGTCATAGAGGCGATTTATCACAGAATTCAGTGAATATGGTCGGCTGTTACAGAGTATTCAATCAAACTGGCAGACTCATACCAACAAAGCGCAGATGAAATGTCTAATaggaatatgaaaatttgttctGCAAATAAGGTAGCTTGAGACTTTTTCCATACTTTTCTTCTCTGACTTATTACCTGCAGAGTGAGGTAACTATAGGAAAACAACTGACTTCATACAATAGATTACAGATGATGGAGTTAAACATGTAATTCATGTAAAATGTGTACACACAGATTATGTTTATTTCTCATTTCATCCTATCTTTCGAAGCGTGTTACATGATTTAGGAAGATAATTTTTGTCTCACctgcataaaatttgaaaaaacataGTTCCATTTAATAGAGGGTGTTCTTGGATAGTGGTCCCTGTAGACCAACGTGGGCGCAAACAGGAAGTACAAATATTGTGAGAATCCCGGACAAGGAGAGCTCTCGTCAAACAAGGCAGAGGCCCCGGAGGAATCAGAGTTCGATGATGTTGATCCTATTTCATCCATGTCTGTATCCTCTTCCACATTCAAGTCAGTGTCTGTCGATACAGCACAACAAAGATTGAATATGACATTGCTGATTTTATTGCAACATTGCTGATTTTATTGCAAAGGGGATTTTCACCCATACTGGTCTTGACTTTAATGTTGGTGTCTGGAATATAGGGACAGCGGCTTTCATGGTAATTTTGAATGCTGTAAATTTATCACACatctaatgaaaaaaataggaaTAGCGATTGAATGAATCATAAACCTGCCAATACATTTATACTTTTATCATTATAGTAACGACAATGAAATGATGCCTGGATGCAAAATATGGCACCACATCTCTATACATATGAATTCAATTTGATTGCAAACGTTATTAgaataatgacaaaactgcTACCGTAACAACAGTTGAACATTCAAGTTACCTGAATGAGGTTTATAACTTAGAGCCCTCGGGATGTTTTCTCTCACGAATGAGTGAGCCTTCATTATAAACCTAACCTGCTCCGTAACCACACATATCGTAGATGCTGGCGGGAGTTCATACATCAGGAGTGCTTTGACTGGGAGTACTATGAAGGCAACCTGGTAGGCAGTGTACAGAAGGAGCCAGAAAGCGTCCGGAAGACGTGACTGAAAATGGCGATGCTGGGCCCAGAACGTGAAAAATGGGAAGACAAGGAGCATAGTGGAAATAAGCATCAAACACCAAACCCACATCACCACTGGAAACTTGCCAAAGGCCCATGTTATCGTTTCAAAGTTTAACTGCAATCTGAAAGAATGTGAGAACAGAAAAGAGCAGACATGGTATTTGTGTCTTTATTGAAAGAAGAGATAACATACTGATCTACAAAAACAtagtcatttattcattcattctatATTCAATTTCGTCAGATGTCAGGAAATGGAGTGTCTCTTTATACCTATTTCTGGAATCATTTTTCAAAAGTCTACGTCAAAGCTGGTGTCGAGGGTTTCTAAAACAGCAAATCCCATTCCTTTGATGAGAATGGGAATGAACATACAATGAAGAATGTAAAAATATGGCAACTGTGAGTATAACGCACACTGACAGTAAAGCACACTTGTAAACAGAACTTTCACTACAAACTGGATTCATTGTGTTAGCCATTGTAAATACACTAGACTGGAAGTGCCCTCTAACTGTGCTGGCGTCCATGTCAAAAACACATGTATTTAGAACTCATTCTCACCTGCCAGTGTCAACAATATCGTAGACAATTGTATTCAAACTGAAGATGATAAGTACAGCAATAAACACGTGTTGAATTGTCTTGATGTGACTCACTTCAAGAAGTTCCCtgtgatatgagagagagagagagagagagagagagagagagagagagagagagagagattacatTTTGATAATTGGTGAGCAAAATTGCTATCTCATCTATCCAAGCAATGAAATTTTGTTAATACTTATACATGAGAGAATTTTTTGCTGTCGATCTTTCTTTTGTAAACCAGGAACATCACGTGACACTTCAAAAGATGCTTGTCGCATGGCATATTGAAATTTTTCTAACAACTGAAATCAACATAGTTGAACATTAAGATCACTTTCTGGTTGATAATATATATTCTTTGATACTTTACAAGCATAAGGCTCTATCAAAATAGCATACAGTGACCCGTCTTTACATTTTGTACATGATCACATAAAAGAAAGAATTGATTGTCTGGTCAAACAAGGATAGACGTATGGAAAACATGTTTACTTTCAAgctgttgcaatttttttagcAGATTATTGATAATATGGAATGGGGAGGGGGGACAGCTGTGGCATAATACTGCCCTCTGTGTGTGAGTCATTTCTGCTATGACATAAAGTATTGTGCATTATAAAAGTATACTTATTCTCTGGACTAATCTCATTTCTATTTTACCATTTGAAAATGCTTATGGTGGAATGCTCTTCCTATCATGACAGTTATGGCTGGTACCATTGGGAGCAAAGCTCATACCTTGGTGAAATTACAGATTTAATATCTACTCAAATATTGCCATGAATGGACAGACTACATCGATTGAACATCTCAAGGTTTCAAGGCTGTGGGGTcgtgaaatgaaaattaaaatattataattttgttttccttgATTCAGTAACATACAATATGCGACAGATTTAGTGATTTCACACCTATCACTAAGTGCCTGATCATACTTTCAGTGATGTACTGGTAGACCATCGAAATACAACACGATCATTAAAAACTGTTTGTTATCAGATAAGCAATGACGATTACCAACAGTAATTTTCCAGTTTTATATTTTGCCACTTACGTGAGGACTGACCGCCTTGCAACAAATGTTTTCACCTGTTGTTCTCTATTCCTGTTGGAGAAAACACAACattaacaaaaaatataaaaatctgaATTTCACACAAAATCACACGTAGTTCACAACACTCACCGTGACAAACGTACGTGTACCACTTATAAAAGTGTTCGATCAGAGCATCTTTGGCATAAAATGGCTATGTAATAGACTGATCTATAATTATTCTGATATCAAAACTTAGCAGTTGTTGCataacaaagaaatgaaaagtaaaacaCAAAGCTTTCCATGTTTCAGAATCGTACAGCTTCATGCCAGATTCAATTAGCAAAAAAGCAACAGAATATTTTTCATAACTGAATTTTTCTTCGTATACAGTATAACACACTGACAATGTCTAAAAAAAAACTCAAATACAAACACGTcagataaaaatatttaaataattgttTCCATGAGTGCTAGATCTTGACATCATATTAGCATAAACCtaattatacatgtacaaaccaaattttacactgaaagaaaatttgcaaCACTGCATATGAACATAAAAGTGTAATGATTGGCAATATTATGGTACACATTTTTGGACAAGCTGTGAGATTGGTTTATAATAATTGTTTCATAATATAAGCAATTACATGGCAATAAAAAGATGACAGCTGCAGATTCACACAAAACATAACCTGACTGTCATCCGTATGATGTAAATCAAACCAAAACTTGCAAACAAGAAATGATAAGTGTGCAAGTTACTAAAATTAGGATTTCATATTTACTTTGCCAGTCCTACAGGCCTGGTTCCTCTCGATGCATTGCGGAGTGTGCCATTGATGGCAAAACTGgataaatttacagaaatggcaggaaaaaaaatacagtgAAGATAAACAGGTGAAAGTTAGTAAAAATTCAATCCTGATTTTTACAAAGCGTTGAGTACAATTCAAAGATAACTCCCTCTTTAAAGTCAccggaaaaaattgaaataacatgaCACTTACTTCTTTCTGTGTTTTGGTTCCTCTATTGGAGTGGATCTTCCAGACCTGGTTCCATCAACTTCATCGATAAAATTAGCAAACACATCACCAAGTTGACTGTCTAACTGTTCAATGAATTCTGCTTTGAGActctgaaaatatttaaaaaaattgaaggtTAATTTCTGTTTATAGTTAACAGATCATATTTCATGGAGAAAAAATTcacacattaaaaaaaattaatacattaCATCATTaacttttcttttcaattatTGGCCATATGTTAGGATTTTTCTCCACAGCAATTACAGTCATGAGATGTTGGACATCTTCTGTACAAAATTAAACACACATTTAGAAGGAACagaaaaaattatattgaaaaacacacGGTTTAGTCCAACATCAGTGACATACAGTACATGAACATGCATATATACTCTTCAAAAAATTAACTCTacagtgaataaataaatttctGAAAACACCAATTGTGTATCTGTAATAGTTCAAATTCTCAACCCCCTTCAACATTCTCTTACATATATCAATCAAACTGAAGAGTTACAGCACTGGGATTGAAACCAATCTTGGCTTTGGAAATCCTCTAAACTCTGTTTCTGTCAGTAAGGTTGGACAATTATAAAGGAAAGGGGTTCCCGAGTAGAATTGCTAGTTGCGGAGTCATAATAGTGTATTGTATTTGGTCAGTGCAAATACATACAAGCAGAGACTCCATGACTGGTATCTAATATAATCACTTTAACCTTTCACAAATCCTATACAGTACAGTACCTTGTCTCACTGACTTTACATTTAACTTAATGAGTTACTGAATTTTAACTGCCCTTAAAAGTACACTCTAATGAATCTTTTAAGTGCGATAGGACATTTAAATCTATTAGAAGAATACAGGAGGAGCTTGTTTCAGGATCATCAAATCGAAAAATTACAATGACTATTTTGAGTGATTTTGCCCACAGAGAACATTATTATTTGTAAACTGATGAATGCCGCACAGACAGAAACTTTCAAATGTTTGGTGCACATGTTACCAATCTAACTTCACCACAAAGGTTTGGTACAACTCAAAGACTATCCATGACCTAATTGGTCTAATGTATAGTGAAATGAGACAGTGAAGATACAGCATTCTGAACAGAGGGTTGACCGTACAGGGTACAGGGTTAAAAATATCCTACCTGTGCTTTGTCTCGTATTTGTTGTACATGGGTGCTGGTTATCCTGACAGCTGGGTCTGGCTGACTAAGAACACCTAGGAAAGAAATATACAAGAATGTAACGATAAATTCATAGAATTCACAcaatataaatatgcatatagGTATATTCGACAACAGGTGGTTTGTTCGTTTGAATTGTACATTTAAGGACTTTGAAATTGACTGATATTCAAACTTGTGTTAATATTCAAACCTGTGAAATCTTTCAGAGAGTTCCAGCTTTTTTTGGGCTCCATATCAGTTGACCGGGTACACACTCTCATCCATCAAATAAAGGGAAGCAGTCATAATGGCTGTGAAATTATAgacattttgaaactttccttTGGTCCAATTCGATGACTAACAGAATGGCAGAAATGGAATAATTTGGTACAGACACAGGTTACCAATGACACTGGCATATTGTACTATGACCATGTCATTTTGTTAAATCATCACCAAATGGCAAACAGCTGGGTCAGATAGCAAATGGCACTATCATGGAACATTTCATTGTCGAATGGTACGGGGGTGACAGCCTGCCAATAAAGGGGCTGACTGAGAAAATTATGAGTTGTGCTCTCAGTTACATAATATAATAGCAACCTCATTGCTGGTCAAACAGCATATCATCTGCAAATTTTGAAGTAAGGAGAACATTTTGAATCTATTGACAAGTGTTCAAAGAATAATCAGGGAAATAATGGATATCaacaagaatattttgaaaaatattgatcattgaaaagaaaaaaacattttgtatttaattttcATGGGTTCATAAATTTCAGTTGAAgtgtgaaaatgtgaaaattgcagACACATCTTTAAAGTAGCATAGCCATGATTTCTACCTCTCCACCATGAATCTGTAAATCAAAACTAATCTACATTTTATTATaaatactgaaatttgaaatgatgaATCCATATCTATTATCTTCGTATAGCGTATTAAACCACTGAAGCAGAGTGCTCTGACTCATATTAATGATTAAAATTTTGTGTATAGAGTATTTCAAATTATGTGCAGGTATCTTCACTACAGACATATGCAACCTGTTCGTTTACGCAGCAAGGGGTGCCTATTAGCTACATTAATCTGGTCAAAAGGATGCAGTATTGAGTCACCCAACAATACAAACACTGCTTCTCAAATATCACCTGGTATTTCACACACATTaagaaaaatatagaaaaatgtCTATTGCCAATATTGGTGATATGCTATCAAGTGATTCTACTTgatttcagattcagattcagttTTCAACATGGATGATTTactgatatgcaaatatttaactCAAGCACTTGAAAATCTGCCTCGGGgacatttgttttgatattcacAATCTTATAAATCTTCACCTGTCTACAGGTTGTATTATGCATTTTAAAACTTGTACAGAAATTTACGTTTTCACTGCAGCCCTattccttttttgaaaaaaataccgtcaaggacagtttgctcacattcggtttgaattggtccattcaagaaatatttaaaccaggaaaaacaagaatgacaaaagcaaataaggtctccaacttaggtaatggaggtcatctttaggaacatgcatatcaacttctatagcaatgggacaagcagatcctaaatacataagcaaatatcaacaacaaaaaatagacagagaaggtttgataaaaagaaaaggtgggagtgggtaaaaaaatgtacaagggatctggtaaaaaagtaatgctacctcatcaatcttctagaccctacccctcctgaatatcaaatgttccattccttggtattacataacactagatgacaggaaatgtatttacaaccttgtggttgtaaatacaatgtgagtgttatcattctaatgtaaacagcacttaagttagttacagatggtgaaatgccttccactgtgggcggtgattacaacatctggaattatcctggatccaaatttctcatcagttcttgtatgtcatacatagaaaagttgcaaaaattggtccgcaatgaaaaaattcacctaagctttgttttctggttcaaatttttctacaaattgataccaaatatgacaaaattatgttcacagccttcaaaactgtctcataaAATATCCTAGGTtagtgtaggtcatttaaggtcacacactgagaaaattacctaaaatatacaaatttaggGGTTTCCAAACACTTTCAGcggaaaatttatctaataacatccctcgggactttataccaaattacaaagctatcaaacaagtaattttgagaacaagttttcttgaccaaaaatgacaatattgtcttaaaaatacaaatttgtatatttgaggacaatttccacatatctaactattgtcatctctgtacgtctgtgtaccaaatataaaagctgtctgtccaggagttttaaaaagaaaatactgtttaagattttttgaccaaaaatgacaaaattgctccaaaatagtaattttcccaattttgtcataatttcaacaaattagaagagtaccACCCTCACAAAggtccaacccaaatttgagagcgattgagctggcggtttcagagaagaagaatttttactgaaaatgagaaaaatcaccaaaaaattcagtaaaaatacaaaattaaggatatcttcacaatattcataaaactgtataaggtttacctaaggtacttgcacacaaattttcaaagcaatcaaaacagcggttctcgagatattaattcttgaccattttcacattttgtaagctcatttgcataattttgccaatgcagacttcatttgaacaaaatcccatctatagcccaggatgcatccacacaccaaataccaagctgaaacgtgcagcggtttgcgtgtttttgatgttgacggacatactgtacatacatacatacatacatacatacatacatacatacatacatacagacgccatcgacttcagcttatacgataaactcacattggtataaccaaatgtgagctaataaaaagTTTCTTACAGACTTAACATTGTAAATAACGACAGGTTGACTTTGGAGCCAATGGCttctcaaaacaaatatttgcagTATGA
This genomic window contains:
- the LOC139141041 gene encoding sterol O-acyltransferase 1-like isoform X3, with product MRVCTRSTDMEPKKSWNSLKDFTGVLSQPDPAVRITSTHVQQIRDKAQSLKAEFIEQLDSQLGDVFANFIDEVDGTRSGRSTPIEEPKHRKKNREQQVKTFVARRSVLTELLEVSHIKTIQHVFIAVLIIFSLNTIVYDIVDTGRLQLNFETITWAFGKFPVVMWVWCLMLISTMLLVFPFFTFWAQHRHFQSRLPDAFWLLLYTAYQVAFIVLPVKALLMYELPPASTICVVTEQVRFIMKAHSFVRENIPRALSYKPHSDTDLNVEEDTDMDEIGSTSSNSDSSGASALFDESSPCPGFSQYLYFLFAPTLVYRDHYPRTPSIKWNYVFSNFMQVVGCLFYIYYIFERFCMPVFQNFGKEELTIRNLTLSVFGCMLPATLVLIISFFAILHSWLNAFAEMLRFADRMFYRDWWNSSSFSNYYRTWNVVVHDWLYTYVYRDCLRGLGYSRRALAMLSTFLFSAVAHEYILIIAFRFFYPVLFLMFAGIGFSFIFITDKGVARGWNVFMWVSLFIGNGLLMCLYSQEWYARINCPQESSDLMDMFTPRSWTCKYKPVSSSS
- the LOC139141041 gene encoding sterol O-acyltransferase 1-like isoform X2, yielding MSTSHVHDRMRFSHTNGVLSQPDPAVRITSTHVQQIRDKAQSLKAEFIEQLDSQLGDVFANFIDEVDGTRSGRSTPIEEPKHRKKNREQQVKTFVARRSVLTELLEVSHIKTIQHVFIAVLIIFSLNTIVYDIVDTGRLQLNFETITWAFGKFPVVMWVWCLMLISTMLLVFPFFTFWAQHRHFQSRLPDAFWLLLYTAYQVAFIVLPVKALLMYELPPASTICVVTEQVRFIMKAHSFVRENIPRALSYKPHSDTDLNVEEDTDMDEIGSTSSNSDSSGASALFDESSPCPGFSQYLYFLFAPTLVYRDHYPRTPSIKWNYVFSNFMQVVGCLFYIYYIFERFCMPVFQNFGKEELTIRNLTLSVFGCMLPATLVLIISFFAILHSWLNAFAEMLRFADRMFYRDWWNSSSFSNYYRTWNVVVHDWLYTYVYRDCLRGLGYSRRALAMLSTFLFSAVAHEYILIIAFRFFYPVLFLMFAGIGFSFIFITDKGVARGWNVFMWVSLFIGNGLLMCLYSQEWYARINCPQESSDLMDMFTPRSWTCKYKPVSSSS
- the LOC139141041 gene encoding sterol O-acyltransferase 1-like isoform X1, with product MSTSHVHDRMRFSHTNGVLSQPDPAVRITSTHVQQIRDKAQSLKAEFIEQLDSQLGDVFANFIDEVDGTRSGRSTPIEEPKHRKNFAINGTLRNASRGTRPVGLAKNREQQVKTFVARRSVLTELLEVSHIKTIQHVFIAVLIIFSLNTIVYDIVDTGRLQLNFETITWAFGKFPVVMWVWCLMLISTMLLVFPFFTFWAQHRHFQSRLPDAFWLLLYTAYQVAFIVLPVKALLMYELPPASTICVVTEQVRFIMKAHSFVRENIPRALSYKPHSDTDLNVEEDTDMDEIGSTSSNSDSSGASALFDESSPCPGFSQYLYFLFAPTLVYRDHYPRTPSIKWNYVFSNFMQVVGCLFYIYYIFERFCMPVFQNFGKEELTIRNLTLSVFGCMLPATLVLIISFFAILHSWLNAFAEMLRFADRMFYRDWWNSSSFSNYYRTWNVVVHDWLYTYVYRDCLRGLGYSRRALAMLSTFLFSAVAHEYILIIAFRFFYPVLFLMFAGIGFSFIFITDKGVARGWNVFMWVSLFIGNGLLMCLYSQEWYARINCPQESSDLMDMFTPRSWTCKYKPVSSSS